The following are encoded in a window of Anser cygnoides isolate HZ-2024a breed goose chromosome 33, Taihu_goose_T2T_genome, whole genome shotgun sequence genomic DNA:
- the LOC136788204 gene encoding claw keratin-like — protein MSCSSLCAPVCGVAAPVPVADSANEPCVRQCPDSTVVIQPPATVLTLPGPILSSFPQHAVVGSAGVPGVAGGFGGTFGGRGGFGGYGGLGGYGGLLGYGGLGGYGGLGGYGGYGAFGSCGYGGWRRGHRYLSGNCGPC, from the coding sequence atgtcctgctccagcctgtgtGCTCCTGTGTGTGGGGTGGCCGCCCCAGTCCCAGTGGCTGACAGTGCCAATGAGCCTTGCGTGAGGCAGTGCCCCGACTCCACGGTAGTGATCCAGCCCCCGGCCACGGTGCTCACCTTGCCCGggcccatcctcagctccttcccgcagcaTGCCGTGGTCGGCTCGGCAGGAGTCCCGGGTGTTGCAGGGGGCTTTGGCGGCACTTTTGGAGGCCGTGGTGGCTTTGGgggctatggaggccttgggggTTATGGTGGCCTTTTgggctatggaggccttgggggctatggaggcctcggaggctatgggggctatggAGCCTTTGGGAGCTGCGGATACGGAGGCTGGCGTCGGGGCCACAGGTACCTCAGCGGCAACTGCGGGCCCTGCTAA
- the LOC136788206 gene encoding claw keratin-like: MSCSSLCAPVCGVAAPAPVADSFNEPCVQQCPDSTVVIQPPATVFTLPGPILSSFPQHAVVGSAGVPGVAGGFGGTFGGRGGFGGYGGLGGYGGLLGYGGLGGYGGLGGYGGLGGYGGYGAFGSCGYGGWRRSHRYLSGNCGPC; the protein is encoded by the coding sequence ATGTCCTGCTCCAGTCTGTGTGCTCCTGTGTGCGGGGTGGCCGCCCCGGCCCCAGTGGCTGACAGCTTCAACGAGCCCTGCGTGCAGCAGTGCCCTGACTCCACCGTGGTGATCCAGCCCCCGGCCACGGTGTTCACCTTGCCCGggcccatcctcagctccttcccacaGCATGCCGTGGTGGGCTCGGCAGGAGTCCCAGGTGTGGCAGGGGGCTTTGGCGGCACTTTTGGAGGCCGTGGTGGCTTTGGgggctatggaggccttgggggCTATGGCGGCCTTTTgggctatggaggccttgggggctatggaggccttgggggctatggaggccttgggggctatgggggctatGGAGCATTTGGCAGCTGCGGATATGGCGGCTGGCGACGGAGCCACAGGTACCTCAGTGGCAACTGCGGGCCCTGCTAA
- the LOC136788205 gene encoding claw keratin-like, which translates to MSCSSLCAPVCGVAAPVPVADSANEPCVRQCPDSTVVIQPPATVLTLPGPILSSFPQHAVVGSAGVPGVAGGFGGTFGGRGGFGGYGGLGGYGGLLGYGGLGGYGGLGGYGGYGAFGSCGYGGWRRGHRYLSGNCGPC; encoded by the coding sequence atgtcctgctccagcctgtgtGCTCCTGTGTGTGGGGTGGCCGCCCCAGTCCCAGTGGCTGACAGTGCCAATGAGCCTTGCGTGAGGCAGTGCCCCGACTCCACGGTAGTGATCCAGCCCCCGGCCACGGTGCTCACCTTGCCCGggcccatcctcagctccttcccgcagcaTGCCGTGGTCGGCTCGGCAGGAGTCCCGGGTGTTGCAGGGGGCTTCGGCGGCACTTTTGGAGGCCGTGGTGGCTTTGGgggctatggaggccttgggggTTATGGTGGCCTTTTgggctatggaggccttgggggctatggaggcctcggaggctatgggggctatggAGCCTTTGGGAGCTGCGGATACGGAGGCTGGCGTCGGGGCCACAGGTACCTCAGCGGCAACTGCGGGCCCTGCTAA
- the LOC136788203 gene encoding claw keratin-like, which translates to MSCSSLCAPVCGVAAPVPVADSANEPCVRQCPDSTVVIQPPATVLTLPGPILSSFPQHAVVGSAGVPGVAGGFGGTFGGRGGFGGYGGLGGYGGLLGYGGLGGYGGLGGYGGYGAFGSCGYGGWRRGHRYLSGNCGPC; encoded by the coding sequence atgtcctgctccagcctgtgtGCTCCTGTGTGTGGGGTGGCCGCCCCAGTCCCAGTGGCTGACAGTGCCAATGAGCCTTGCGTGCGGCAGTGCCCCGACTCCACGGTAGTGATCCAGCCCCCGGCCACGGTGCTCACCTTGCCCGggcccatcctcagctccttcccgcagcaTGCCGTGGTCGGCTCGGCAGGAGTCCCGGGTGTTGCAGGGGGCTTTGGCGGCACTTTTGGAGGCCGTGGTGGCTTTGGgggctatggaggccttgggggTTATGGTGGCCTTTTgggctatggaggccttgggggctatggaggcctcggaggctatgggggctatggAGCCTTTGGGAGCTGCGGATACGGAGGCTGGCGTCGGGGCCACAGGTACCTCAGCGGCAACTGCGGGCCCTGCTAA
- the LOC136788209 gene encoding claw keratin-like, whose translation MSCSSLCAPVCGVAAPAPVADSFNEPCVQQCPDSTVVIQPPATVFTLPGPILSSFPQHAVVGSAGVPGVAGGFGGTFGGRGGFGGYGGLGGYGGLLGYGGLGGYGGLGGYGGLGGYGGYGAFGSCGYGGWRRSHRYLSGNCGPC comes from the coding sequence atgtcctgctccagcctgtgtGCCCCTGTCTGCGGGGTGGCCGCCCCGGCCCCAGTGGCTGACAGCTTCAACGAGCCCTGCGTGCAGCAGTGCCCTGACTCCACCGTGGTGATCCAGCCCCCGGCCACGGTGTTCACCTTGCCCGggcccatcctcagctccttcccacaGCATGCCGTGGTGGGCTCGGCAGGAGTCCCAGGTGTGGCAGGGGGCTTTGGCGGCACTTTTGGAGGCCGTGGTGGCTTTGGgggctatggaggccttgggggCTATGGCGGCCTTTTgggctatggaggccttgggggctatggaggccttgggggctatggaggccttgggggctatgggggctatGGAGCATTTGGCAGCTGCGGATATGGCGGCTGGCGACGGAGCCACAGGTACCTCAGTGGCAACTGCGGGCCCTGCTAA
- the LOC136788200 gene encoding claw keratin-like, producing the protein MSCSSLCAPVCGVAAPVPVADSANEPCVRQCPDSTVVIQPPATVLTLPGPILSSFPQHAVVGSAGVPGVAGGFGGTFGGRGGFGGYGGLGGYGGLLGYGGLGGYGGLGGYGGYGAFGSCGYGGWRRGHRYLSGNCGPC; encoded by the coding sequence atgtcctgctccagcctgtgtGCTCCTGTGTGTGGGGTGGCCGCCCCAGTCCCAGTGGCTGACAGTGCCAATGAGCCTTGCGTACGGCAGTGCCCCGACTCCACGGTAGTGATCCAGCCCCCGGCCACGGTGCTCACCTTGCCCGggcccatcctcagctccttcccgcagcaTGCCGTGGTCGGCTCGGCAGGAGTCCCGGGTGTTGCAGGGGGCTTCGGCGGCACTTTTGGAGGCCGTGGTGGCTTTGGgggctatggaggccttgggggTTATGGTGGCCTTTTgggctatggaggccttgggggctatggaggcctcggaggctatgggggctatggAGCCTTTGGGAGCTGCGGATACGGAGGCTGGCGTCGGGGCCACAGGTACCTCAGCGGCAACTGCGGGCCCTGCTAA
- the LOC136788079 gene encoding claw keratin-like, translating into MSCSSLCAPVCGVAAPAPLADSFNEPCVRQCPDSTVVIQPPATVLTLPGPILSSFPQHAVVGSAGVPGVAGGFGGTFGGRGGFGGYGGLGSYGGLLGYGGLGGYGGYGAFGSCGYGGWALSHRYLSGNCGPC; encoded by the coding sequence atgtcctgctccagcctgtgtGCCCCTGTCTGCGGGGtagctgccccggccccgctggctGACAGCTTCAACGAGCCCTGCGTACGGCAGTGCCCTGACTCCACCGTGGTGATCCAGCCCCCGGCCACGGTGCTCACCTTGCCCGggcccatcctcagctccttcccgcagcaTGCCGTGGTTGGCTCGGCCGGGGTCCCGGGTGTTGCAGGGGGCTTTGGCGGCACTTTTGGAGGCCGTGGTGGCTTTGGgggctatggaggccttgggAGCTATGGCGGCCTTTTGGGCTACGGAGGCCTTGGaggctatgggggctatggAGCCTTTGGGAGCTGCGGGTATGGAGGTTGGGCTCTAAGCCACAGGTACCTCAGTGGCAACTGCGGGCCCTGCTAA
- the LOC125180247 gene encoding keratin-associated protein 20-1-like, which produces MTYYYQNQCEDSCYSPCSYGTVYSYRTYDCGSPCGYRGYGGLYGYRDCYPSYSSRYYPCSTRYTRRYSYGSCYPCYPC; this is translated from the coding sequence ATGACTTACTACTACCAGAACCAGTGTGAGGATTCCTGCTACTCCCCGTGCAGCTACGGCACCGTGTACAGCTACCGCACGTACGACTGCGGGAGCCCCTGCGGCTACCGTGGCTACGGGGGCCTGTACGGGTATCGCGACTGCTACCCCAGCTACAGCTCCCGCTACTACCCCTGCTCCACTCGCTACACCCGGAGGTACAGCTATGGGAGCTGCTACCCCTGCTACCCCTGCTAA
- the LOC106049108 gene encoding keratin-associated protein 21-1-like, whose product MQGVLDKPGGQRNSIKRVQSSRLSISSLAFLLLVNSVCLHRRKMTFFQGQCEDDCYSPCSYGGLYGYRGYDCGSPCGYRGYGSLYGYRGLYGFGDRYGFGGLYGSRGFYGYGDGYGYGGLYGGYRGIYGYGDCYGYPGLYSSRYGYPFSSRYGQRYGYGSCYPC is encoded by the exons ATGCAGGGCGTCTTAGATAAGCCAGGAGGGCAAAGAAACAGTATAAAAAGAGTTCAGAGCTCCAGGCTCTCCATCAGCTCtcttgccttcctcctcctggtgAACTCG GTTTGCCTCCATCGCAGAAAGATGACTTTCTTCCAAGGCCAGTGCGAGGATGACTGCTATTCTCCCTGCAGTTACGGGGGCCTGTATGGCTACCGGGGCTACGACTGTGGAAGCCCCTGCGGCTACCGGGGCTATGGGAGCCTCTACGGTTACCGGGGCCTCTATGGCTTTGGGGACCGCTATGGCTTTGGTGGGCTGTACGGTTCCCGGGGCTTCTATGGCTATGGGGATGGCTATGGCTATGGGGGTCTGTATGGCGGCTATAGGGGCATCTATGGCTATGGGGACTGCTATGGCTACCCAGGCTTATACAGCAGCCGCTACGGCTACCCCTTCAGTTCACGATACGGCCAAAGATACGGCTACGGGAGCTGCTACCCCTGCTAA
- the LOC125180248 gene encoding keratin-associated protein 19-3-like, giving the protein MTFNRDFYYDGYYSPFGYEDQYSFGGLNGYRFGSPYGFYRDQYRYGSPYGYRSFGNLYGSRGLNVYGGYHGNGDFLNFGYGYPFFSHFGNRYSY; this is encoded by the coding sequence ATGACCTTCAACAGGGACTTCTACTACGATGGCTACTACTCGCCATTTGGCTACGAAGACCAGTACAGCTTTGGGGGCCTGAATGGCTACCGATTCGGAAGCCCGTATGGCTTCTACCGGGACCAGTACCGATATGGGAGTCCATATGGCTACAGAAGCTTTGGGAACCTGTATGGCAGCAGAGGCTTGAATGTTTACGGGGGCTACCATGGGAATGGGGACTTCCTCAATTTTGGGTATGGCTACcccttcttttctcattttggcAACAGATACAGCTATTGA
- the LOC125180246 gene encoding claw keratin-like has product MTHSLSPCTDGSPSLCGVAAPQPIADSCNEPCVVQCPDSRVVIYPPPVVVTFPGPILSTFPQQSVVGSAGAPEVGSGFSGAPAPGGSHVYGGARWARGYPVGSCRPC; this is encoded by the coding sequence ATGACGCACTCCCTAAGCCCGTGCACCGACGGCAGCCCCTCGCTGTGTGGGGTGGCTGCGCCGCAGCCCATTGCTgacagctgcaacgagccctgtgtTGTGCAGTGTCCTGACTCAAGGGTGGTCATCTACCCTCCACCTGTGGTTGTGACCTTCCCTGGACCCATCCTCAGCACCTTCCCACAGCAAAGCGTCGTGGGATCTGCGGGAGCCCCTGAAGTTGGAAGTGGCTTCAGCggtgcccctgctcctgggggctcGCATGTGTATGGCGGTGCCCGGTGGGCACGGGGGTACCCGGTTGGAAGCTGCAGACCATGCTAA